Sequence from the Panicum virgatum strain AP13 chromosome 5N, P.virgatum_v5, whole genome shotgun sequence genome:
cctaatgaactgtgacaatcaaacggtaattgtcaaggtgaatagttcaaaggataacatgaagtcatctagacatgtgaaaaggcggttgaaatctgtcagaaaattgagaaactccggagttatagccctggactatgttcagacggctaaaaatctggcagatcagtttacaaagggtctttcacgaaatgtgatagacaatgcatctatggaattgggcttgagacccacgtgagtcattctatagtggaaacctgtcctatgtgatcggagatcccgtgaattaggatggtgaaacaaaactaaagtctgactgtgagaagagaacctttgtgaaaagggctcattccgtatataaggtgcatttctcttctaatctgtatggcaggttggtctataccttaatgtgtgccaggtggtttcttttaaacaaatgagttgttttcttgaaacaaaagaTGTTGttctacagaacatctgaaaggaacacacctatatgagtttgaccactggtcatggtctatgagaattgggtattctctagaaactcatgaagggcctggagtatgacttataagctccaaaccgcggggatgcttttgcagcctagtaccagtgtagggctctggtcaaacttgtttgcacaaaactgacaattcaaggcatagtccattgcacagttgtgaataagtgtagcctttgtcctagatggaagttcaacttaacagtctctgtcgaatactggtatatcaaagagagaatgagggtatttctagtgtggcttgaatttcttggtggggattgttggagtaatgggcttggcccatttattctaaagcaataaaagaatttaaagcccactattaatgctagggaatcaatgtttaattccgtaccgggaattgaggaggatctcaaccgacttaaaaggtggacttcttgtacaccacttgtgaagccggtaagaggaggacggtgaaccacacgcgcgcgcgcgctcgctcgcctcgccgagccgggccgggccgggccgggccgtggccgtggccgtggccgtggccgtggccgtggccgtggccgtggccgaggccgaggccgaggccgaggcgaggcgaggcgcggccggccggacgggcggtgcggcgcggcgcggcgcggcatggcgtggcgcggtgtgatgtgatggctattttgccgttgacagcaattaatcgtgcgattaaacgtgcaattaaatctgtaattaatggccataaccgcatcacctaaatgactctgatggtgtccaggttcaacgaacctgagcacctgagtcactatataaggagtgccatgcccctcatccatcctgcaccagagcactgaggcaactcggctcctctcttctccctctccagttgcaacaactgagttccccaacgctaatctctgcgcgcacagaattagcgtgagcaggcctccgaaaccttgctcgccttgagatcctgcacgggataggcgggcaatcaggtttttgggtaacgctttagcgtgactgctcaaaaatactaaggctttgcccgattgtacgactacttcctggtggacgagccgaacaactacgtcgactacattctggtggccgaacgactacgtcgactacatcttggtgaccgttcgtgggactgcactgcgaacatcttcctgcaccgatttagttcgactacttcgactgaggccgactacatcttggtgaccgttcgtgggactgcactgcgaacatcttcctgcaccgatttagttcgactacttcgactgaggccaaccgagtagatgtctactccagttggtaacagcgcagccaatgcctccggcaacggccccgctttagggtactccctaaaactttggttatttatattgtttatgcttatatgtgtgataagtataaacatgttcacatgtttactttttctccttaaagtcatagaaatattgctagtttatacatctaattttggaattaaaatataccgaaaattgcctagatttctaacacaTGTATCCTCTGGCTGGCGCTACCTTGCTTTACAGAATGGCGGGAAGAAGTCTCCACCCTCTAACTATTGGGATCGGACAATATATCACCTCTGAATAAAAAATCAGATATTTAACCCCTCTAatttcacaaaaccatttactTAGCCCCTCAACTAATTTTGCATAGCACTTTTAGAcacatggcatgctgagctagATGAAATGCTAAGTCGGAGTGACTGACATGTGGGATCCGCTTGTAAGTGGATAACTTCCTATCTTATTCTACTACAtctttttctctcctttctCCCCGCGCCAAGTGCATGCCGATCGATAGCGACGATGGTGCGGTGCAGGAGTGACGCCGTAGCCATGAACGCGCCTCGCCCACCGCGGCGACGACCCTGTCCTTGATGATGGCGTGGCCGCCACTGTAGTAGCGGAGGGGTAGTCTATGACCGCCACTACAGTGCGGAGGGGTAGTCTACAATCACCACCATAGCGGCGGAGCCCCGTCGGACCTCGAGCTCGCCACGGAAGCCGATACAGAGGCGCATGCGCTCCCTGTGTCCGCCGCCTCATCCATGCTCGGGTGCGGGCTCGTGCTCTATGTCCATGGTGGCGGGTCAAGGTCAGGTCAGGGTCCCACGAGCGTATTAGCGGCTGCGAAAGAGGACCGGTGGGAGactgggaggggagggagagaagaaGCGAGCAGAGAAGAACATCTCACTTACAAGTGGAATCCACATCTTAGTCAGTTCAACTCATCATTTCGTACAGCTCAGCATGCCACGTGGCTGAAACCTCTATGCAAAACCAGCTGAGGGGGCTAATAAGTAAACGATTTTGCAAAGTTACAAGTTAAATATCCGATTTTGTTCGGAGAGGATATAATTTCACACTAACAGTCACAGGGTCTTGTTGATTTCTTTCCGAAAATGGCGCGGCCCCCCGCCCATGTGTGCTCGTCGGATGCTCGCACTTGGTCAATAATCCATCATGGTGGCCACCGCTTGCTCTGCGAAACTTCGGCTCATCCCGCGGAGATTTCATTTTCGACGACGCCGACGGATCATGGGAAAGGCCCCAGCTAAAGTACGTACGTGCTTGGCCAGCACACATGTGTGAGCTAGCTAGGATTGGCAAGATAAATATATCGTGCGTGCGGTCCATTGTACATCATTTTCTCATGCCTGTCCTCTGCGAGGATCTAAAATTAAGTGCTAACATTAGACCTATTAGCACTCATGTTTTTCCTAAAATTTTTAAATCTTGTTTAACTCACCTCATTAGTACTCCTATTTGAATTAACTAGTACTAAAGTTTAGCATTTTTGGTATTAGCACTTGGGTCCAAACATCCTCATAGTACAATATATAGAGCAACAATCAAGGGCAAGTATATATGCAGTAAAAAAAACTGTATCGTCGTCAACTTTGACAGGTGGATCTTCTTGGACCATCCAAGCAGTATTATTATCTTTTTTGCCCAACTAGAAGTGCCCCTATTTAGTACCGAGCGTCCGACGGTACCGGTTGTTCAGCACTAAATGAGatatcatttagtaccggtcaaaatACCTAAAACTAAATGGTCCATTTAGTACTAGTTGCGTccaaaaatagagaaaaaataAATCGACGAACAAATCACACGTAAATGAGCATGCACGCCATGAGAATTCAAATCCACGACCTCCAGTCTCGTGTGCAGTTTTCTTGCCATCCCACCTACATATCACATTTGATTATGTGGaatatattttccttttgaaataACCTATGGAGGACTATTTAGTATCGGACCAAGATACcgatcggtactaaatgtcacctTTTAGTATCAGTCAGTGTTATTAATTGGTACTAAATGGACATTCTATTTTAGTACTGGACCAAAACAACAACCGTTACTAAAAGGTGACTTTCAAGTTTGAAAGTGGTAAAATGGCTCGGTGCCAACTATAAGTCTATAATACTAGATCAAAAGTTAATCGGTATTAACATGCATGACAAAATCTCATTTGTGTTGTACTGTGCATTCGCAGCGACGAAATACAGTAGGGAAACGCGCTGGCTGTTCTCTAGGACTTCGTTAACTATCTTTTCGAGGAGGAAGAAACCGAAGCTTTAAGCGCAAGCATATTGGCGCGGTTTGAGAGGCAGACGAGATTAGACTAATGTTAGTCCCAGGTTTCAAAAGATTGCAGGGCGCGGTTCAGCTTAATTAGCTTAGCTGATAGATCAAGCTGATATAGATGCACACGTGTACCTCCCTACCATTTCCTTCGAAGAACAATTAATGCGCAGTATCACACTCAAAAGTACGAAGCTAAATCAAAGCATGAATGCTAGACGAGAGGTTCGTGTGTTTCAGCCGTAAACCATTAATTATTATCAAATGACAGTGTTGTCGTATTAAGTCAATCTCAATGAAAATGTGATGAGCATTAAATTTACTGACATACCATAAGAGCGAGAGAGGGAGTATCATGGGATATGAGAGAAGTGTCATTACCGTAGCAGTCCTACGGTTCAGTTACCTAGTTCATAGTTTTGTTAACTGTGTGATGACACTCTCCACTAAAACTGATAGTAATAAGACAAAACAAAGGGCATCAGTTGGGTAATTAAGCTTTCGTGTCTTCCACGGCTCCTGGAAAAACAACCGGTTTTGAAACTTTGAGTACCCTGGCGACTGGTTATTGAGTTCACGAAGAAAACACATACTCCAACAGTCCTGAGAGGTAAATATGACCTTTTTTTTGTTAGGGTCGTTTGGATCCTCTTATTTTGGAGGAATTAAAATCTACTTAATAAATTGAGCTATTTGGCTTCAGAATTTGACATTCACTTTCCAAAGTATCCTAAATTCATAGAGTGGGAGATGAAAATTATTTCTATACACAACCGAGCTATGTTTCTAGCATGTTCTTTGGCTCACTCCTTTTTAGTAGAATTATAATACATAAGTATCTCCTTGTATAGCAAACAATAGTGTACAAATATATTccatataatcatattagctTAATAGTTCTGCACAGGATCTTAGAAATATACTGTAAAAGTATATATAGAAAGTTAGAAAAtataaaacaaaaaattaaagaaatttGAAACCTGAATAAAAAAGAACATAATACCAAAAGATGTGTAATATTTAATATTCTGTAGAGATTAGAAAATAGAAGATAAAGATTACAGAGCAAGAAAACGGAGTAAAAGAAAAAATGCTAGTTGGGTTGGCACTGCCTTTCCTGGCAGAATTCGCAATGTTGACTTCAATTGATTGACGGCCTTAAAAAATgacttcaaattttttttaattacagAGTACAATTTAAATACACCTCTATGACCGTACGAACATAAATCTTACCTTATAatcatcttcgaagactgagttAACAAATTCTTGAGATTGACGAATCACCATAAGCGCTTTGCTGTCGATGGGAACATTGGCTGAAAACATAATGCCGTTAAATTTTAGAATATTCTCTTTTATAAGAGTTGAGGTTACAGACCTTTTCGAAATGAAAAACTTCAATTGATTGGCCGTGTAAAtgaaaaaaacaagaaaaatgaACCTGGAAAACCTGGTAGGCCGTAGGCCCGGAAAGAAGAAAGGAGCACTGGGCCTAGAAAGCATGCGCGGCCCAAACAATTGCTAGCCCGTGTGCGCGGTGCTGGTCAGACACGAATCACGATAATTCCTTCCTGGGCTCCTGGCAACGTGCGCGCTTTGGTGTCCTTTGTCTTGGTTTCTTGGACTGAATTGCGTGAAACTCAGATCGATACATAACTTCTGTGGGATTGTCGAAAAGAAAACCTACTACAGAATATAGttggcggttttttcttttttatattttttaaaaataaaaattttaaaaatatatgtctgttttgaaatatttcaaaaatacccccggtcgccccccgaTAGGACGACAGgtcttaagtgtaattttttttcaaattcgcaatgaggtccctggaagaaaaaaaaggccctgtcgcccccccaacgggcgacagaggcctgtcgcccacccctcgggcgacagggtcctgtcgcccacccatggggcgacaggggcctctttgtcatttgagcctgccatatgccgccattccctttatCATTTAAGcataaaaattcaggaaaaaacagaggggtgagaagaagaaaaacggcgaagctctgccgaattgcgtactttttgaaatggtggaaggacactgctattgggtcacgtatgtctggccAAAGAATGacacatttgggaaacccgtgatcgccgtgctgagcagtggcaacctgtgatctcgtactcgtagctagatacactatggttcctattttgagctattcgagcgtgtagtcgtcatcatcgccggcaggatctcggccgctaactcctaccgcacctaacttttccttcattaaatcacgggaaaaaatTGCAAGAACTTCTCTTATTTCACGAgtattatggaacccacaaacataataagttcacatcaatagtatctatagaaacaaatgacaagtaaactaccacaatcataaacatcgtatacaaataagcggtcaaCAGCtttctcattacaaataaacatcagagatacaaacatcagatacatctaaccacccctagggcgtcggaccctcttagccctctgctgggcacggacatggccctcggagtaggtgagaacatcctgagacctcacctgtcgctcaggacgcgcaaggggctgcggtgtctgctgctgagagatcccaagtggtgctcctcctagctgtgaataccccaagacatcggggtcaccttgcgcggcaggctcttctggactcaagctgtcgaagtcgtctaaggtgaaggtctcgttatctggtcgaaaggagaaagaagaaggtccggcgcccgcatgggggtagaatcctacgcaaaaaaatgtggatgttagcgtacgctcgtatattttgtcatgacatgtagaaaccgaaatacgaaacataaactaacctgtgtaggccggtatctgtggccccggtaccatcgctgaatacggtccgccaactggtgttgtccctctaaacattccagtatggccgaacgcagtagctggatcgtatcctgtatgtgatattagtaaatatgtaggaacactagatgtaattttaaagagatatgtacgttacctgcacttgggaagaactgcgacgtcggcccgtgcatggtcaacggacacgggaacgacgacgaggccagagatgacccgtggctgtcttcgtactgcacacggcttccgaagttgtgcactacctgacgcaactgatcacgctgcctcgaccatgcctctgtctgctcaaactgggtcattggggatccggcacgtaccctcgtcaagtaagtcgagcagtccgtctccatcatgttgcaaagacgaagctgcatcaattcagtaaaggtacagttacaaacacatgaattatcttatgaatatgattatatatatatgatcaagagactcaccgcgccagctagtgcctccacgtggtgccggccatagccatcctgaggcctcgcctggtgtggctgcgggtgagtgtcaacaaaaaccagacgagcccgagtccggggtaagtaccaggtgaggtaagccctaaaggagctgtctgtgtgtggtcctattggatggaccaagtggtcgtctgcctgttcccattggtccacccacggctagATCTTGGTGatccaatcatcagagcacggcaagccactccttgacaacctacaaagtggaccacgaagaatcgttagattcgacacgaatgtatgagccaagttcattcataattacctgtggtcctggcgactgacacgctccaacgcggtgggcaccggaaactcttggcgctgcccaaactgtctcctgactctccgggggcaatatgcctcaaccgcgatgtcataaaccaggacggcggaagtaagccacaggctcgcattcgcggagcagtgcgaagacaggcctgctggtgcacgggtagccacagcctctgggctgtaaggctcctaGACAACGTCctcatgatatattgcgatgcgagggaagaacttctgacagcaaacaagtgtgctctgtgacaatggaacatttccagttggacttctattttcccttgaatgcatgtactcgccatggacatccatcattcacacacttcacctcatattctttactgccagactttacgactctgaattctcgtttcaatgatattgcccatagtctcacagcatcttttacggcttcaatgtttggatatgttgcaccttgcactacctcattccctctgtactcccactcctgatttcgtacatcttctgcgacatgactgccaaaaccatgctccttccagtctcttggcaatgagtactgctcgtcatcagatgagccctcatgttcttccatctctattgtggtttgatcttctgcctccatctcgtccacaatgctatgtatcctctctccctcatcagcaaggccctgtggtcccatgtttcgGTTCTCTgactcttctgactcatcttgctcaacataattggtctctcttcgaatactcggagttcctcgatctgcacaatgttggatttcattttctgtcttctcccggatttgaacaagaatggccagaggccacccacactctagagctgcttgcatgtacttttgccagtcatcagtgctgtgtatcatcatcaattcccataattcactttctacctcccaattaacaagagactggacagtgatcacatgtgtcaacggatcaacatggaacccacgctgcagccacttacatatggaaccaaaactcctttccagaggtttatctatgccgctagatgtgcgcttaaaggcagaaagatctactccatttggcccatacataacattgtattcaccataaaatacttgaaactgcatcttgctcgacatatctgtatatcacataatacttatcgagttatactctttacttcactaacttattcaataatccgtaaaaactaattatgaaattcaactacaacgtataagtattcataactacgtgatgacactcaaattctatactgcatatgccaaattctattctaaatcataattaatttataaacacgtctctaatagtactgcaattgtaataataaatgcgtagaactaattttctaaactaatttactactacgtaactacaaactaaagtatcattgaactcctacttaaatggttctactatagcactaattaaattaaattactcacccctacttaaattactcatatttaaatacgtagtacttaaatagaacaatatataaactaaatgtactaacctgcagatcacaagtgctgaatccggcagggcttcgccgctttccttctcctcattcctctctttttttctggatttttggtggaattttcgggctcaaatgaggagggaaggggagggttgGAGCTTTTATAGGGGgggataccccggtcgcccgagggggggggggcgacaggccccccctgtcgcccgcaggGGGGCGActggcccccctgccgcgcccgtgggccggggcgcgcgctgggcccagcggtcgcccgaggcgggggcgacaggcccctgtcgcccgttgggggggcgacagggccttttttttcttccagggacctcattgcgaatttgaaaaaaaaattacacttaaggcctgtcgccctatgggggggcgacGGGGggaatttttgaaatatttcaaaacagacatatatttttgaaatttttatttttaaaaaatataaaaaagaaaaaaccgcatATAGTTGGGCCACTGAAATGGGCTAGAGGCCTAGATTGTTCACCATGGCGGATTGACTTCAATTCTAGTTCTTACCCGTAATTTCTCTATATGAAAGCGCATCAGCTAGGCGCGCTCTCCGCATGGCCATGTCAGCCCGATTGTTGCTCACTGTTCGATCAAGCAACTGGCGACTCAGAACACGTCCCGCGTCTCCTCGTGTGGACACGCGCGCGTTCTGCGCTCCGCCGCATCCGCGCCGTGGTTCACACTGCCAGACAGCACGTTGTGCCCACTGCCGAAGCTTACTTCCTCCGCTCATTTCACACACTGTCAAAAGCTGCTACAATCCTTGCTGTTGTCCCCGTGAACACGCCTGACGCTTTCTTCTCTATCGTCTGCTCGCATTCACATTTATCGCCCTCAAAGCTGCGGCAGGCTCTCTCTCCCCCATCCTCCCCCTAcaccgcgcccctcctccctccgcggCGAGGTCGGCTGGCGCCCCACCTCTTCCCTCACTCGCtgtcttctctccctctccacctgGCGGAGGAGTTCCGCGCGTGTGGCCTGCGCGTCAGTGGGAGCGgcctgcgcgcggcggggctcctgcggcggcctgcgcggccgcCCTCCTCAATGCTGCCTCCCTTTGGCACCCATGGCGTGTCCCTCCTCCATGCTCCCTCCCTCGGCGGCCATGACGGGCCAGCAgagcgcgcgcgggggcggcgcgcaGGCAAGGGACAGCGGTGGGGCGCGTGCgctcgagcgcggcggcgagcaacgGGGTTGAGCTGCGCGGCGCGGAGCTCCAGCGCGGCGGTGACAGCGGCCATGGCCGGCTTGGGCCGGcacggccctcctccctcccccttcctTGGCCGGCGCGACCATCCGCAGCaggcctccctctccctccctggcCGGTGCGCAGAGATGCTGCGGCGAGTTGGGGTTGGCTAGCCACGTGGACGCCGGAGCCACAAGAACGACCGGCCGGACAGCGACTAGCTCAGGTGCCTCATAAGATCCGCTCCATCCCACGGCGCGCGTGGTGACGACCGCAGCACCTCCTATGCTCGTCGGAGTCGGCCGACGATGCCAACCACACGCGCCGTCTTATGGCTATGGCCGCGGTGGCTGTCAAGCGCGCCGGTTGCGTCATTCGGCCGCCGCCCTCACACGCGCCGGTTGCGGCCTCCAGCGGCCGCCGTGCCTCGCGGCCGGAGCCTCACAACAGCCGGCCCAGCGGCCGCTGCCTCACAAGATCCGCTCCATCCCTCGCGGATCCGCCCACTATCGCGCGCGTTCTTCTCCTCCGTCGCCCGCCCACCCGTCCGATCCGCTCCATCCCTCGCGGAGGCCGGCGGAGGCTGCAACCGGTTCCGGGAAGGCGGAAGCCGTGGATCCGCCCCTGTTCTGCGTCCGCCAGATCCTCCGACCACTATCCTAGTCAGGTTGAttgtctctctctttttttacatCGTTTCTtagagcccgtttagttaccaaaaatttcacccaaaaattttcacctcccctttgaacacatgtatgaagcactaaatgtaattaaataacaaaactaattacacagtttggatgtacacgacgagacaaatcttttgagcctaattagtgcatgattagccataagtgctaacccacatgtgctaatgatgcggtcaaatgcctcaaaagattcgtctcacggttttcaagtgagttctgaaattagttttttaagtAGTGTTCGAAAAGCCattccgacatctggtcaaacattgacgtgacacccaaaattttttgtgtttgggaactaaacacccccttactTCTCTACGCTAATCATTGACAGGTTCACCGTCCACCAGTGATTTTTGGTTGCTTGCTCCGCCACCTGATAGGCCACTGCTCCTATCAGTTAAAGGTACTTACTGTTTTTTTCTCTTAACTAATGATTCCACGTGCTTACGTTCCTTGCGATTCTTGTACGGCCATTTAGTCCTCAGATACGTTTCCCTTCCCCATCACAACCCGTCTGAAACAGATCAGCTGGAAAGAGCAGTTATACCCATCTGAACAAAGGGGATGTAGCAACagggacaaaaaaaaattctgatggATCATTCTTTGCAGGTCCCTTGTACGATGACAGAGAATATAAAGTTGAAGCTTCAAAGGTTTACATAACATTTTGAGCATATGTTTCTATTTTTAATTAAACTTCTACTAAATTACCGCAAGTCACAAGATGCTAATGTCTAAGGAATAGGTCATTGCTGTGGTGGTGATGATGTACAACACCTGTAGTAGTGGCAATCACGGGAGCATCACCGTCCAGTTATTGTTCCCAACTCTAAAATGACATCCATTTGTGCTAGGTGGAATTAGTATTCTGTTGCCCCTGGACATAAACTTCTGGCCTCTGCTTGATGAGACATGGCCTACATTATTAGAAAGCTGCAACATTAAACTACAATTGCAGCATAAGTAGGAATCATTAATCAGAAATCACAAAGGGGTGTTTTATTGAATATCCTATCTCATATCGTTTTTTACCTTCATGCAGGATGGTTATCATCTCAAGCGAACTGGCCCATACACATTTGCTTGTCACAAGCTTGGTCAGATATCAGTCCGGATTTATGGTGAAAATTCGGAGCTGCTACCATCAGTATTATTATCCTTGGGTGGTGAGGAAGGGTACAGAAATAACTCAATTAGTAGCTCTGAGGGAACTTACATCAGAAAGTTTTCTTTCCCTTCCAGGAATCACGCTGTTGGCTGTACCTGAACAGGAGATTTGTCTACTGAATCATCCATCTGGATCAGGTTAGCCACATAAGCCTCTCGCACCTACATAGGTCACCCATTTGACCTAGCTGTTCCACCTCACAGTTACCTGAAAAGGCCAGATTGTGTACATCCAATAAACAATCATTGCACCTAGGTTAATGACATTTTATTTAGTGGCCCATACctacctgaagcgtcccctcataagagaagacttaaaagtgatacaatatcagtcctaAGAGGCTGATAatactttt
This genomic interval carries:
- the LOC120674041 gene encoding uncharacterized protein LOC120674041 isoform X6 translates to MAMAAVAVKRAGCVIRPPPSHAPVAASSGRRASRPEPHNSRPSGRCLTRSAPSLADPPTIARVLLLRRPPTRPIRSIPRGGRRRLQPVPGRRKPWIRPCSASARSSDHYPSQVHRPPVIFGCLLRHLIGHCSYQLKVPCTMTENIKLKLQRMVIISSELAHTHLLVTSLVRYQSGFMVKIRSCYHQYYYPWVESRCWLYLNRRFVY
- the LOC120674041 gene encoding uncharacterized protein LOC120674041 isoform X3, yielding MAMAAVAVKRAGCVIRPPPSHAPVAASSGRRASRPEPHNSRPSGRCLTRSAPSLADPPTIARVLLLRRPPTRPIRSIPRGGRRRLQPVPGRRKPWIRPCSASARSSDHYPSQVHRPPVIFGCLLRHLIGHCSYQLKVPCTMTENIKLKLQRMVIISSELAHTHLLVTSLVRYQSGFMVKIRSCYHQYYYPWVVRKGITLLAVPEQEICLLNHPSGSASTDG
- the LOC120674041 gene encoding uncharacterized protein LOC120674041 isoform X1 — encoded protein: MAMAAVAVKRAGCVIRPPPSHAPVAASSGRRASRPEPHNSRPSGRCLTRSAPSLADPPTIARVLLLRRPPTRPIRSIPRGGRRRLQPVPGRRKPWIRPCSASARSSDHYPSQVHRPPVIFGCLLRHLIGHCSYQLKVPCTMTENIKLKLQRMVIISSELAHTHLLVTSLVRYQSGFMVKIRSCYHQYYYPWVVRKGTEITQLVALRELTSESFLSLPGITLLAVPEQEICLLNHPSGSASTDG
- the LOC120674041 gene encoding uncharacterized protein LOC120674041 isoform X2 encodes the protein MAMAAVAVKRAGCVIRPPPSHAPVAASSGRRASRPEPHNSRPSGRCLTRSAPSLADPPTIARVLLLRRPPTRPIRSIPRGGRRRLQPVPGRRKPWIRPCSASARSSDHYPSQVHRPPVIFGCLLRHLIGHCSYQLKVPCTMTENIKLKLQRMVIISSELAHTHLLVTSLVRYQSGFMVKIRSCYHQYYYPWVVRKGTEITQLVALRELTSESFLSLPGITLLAVPEQEICLLNHPSGSGTPPR
- the LOC120674041 gene encoding uncharacterized protein LOC120674041 isoform X4, producing the protein MAMAAVAVKRAGCVIRPPPSHAPVAASSGRRASRPEPHNSRPSGRCLTRSAPSLADPPTIARVLLLRRPPTRPIRSIPRGGRRRLQPVPGRRKPWIRPCSASARSSDHYPSQVHRPPVIFGCLLRHLIGHCSYQLKVPCTMTENIKLKLQRMVIISSELAHTHLLVTSLVRYQSGFMVKIRSCYHQYYYPWVVRKGITLLAVPEQEICLLNHPSGSGTPPR
- the LOC120674041 gene encoding uncharacterized protein LOC120674041 isoform X7: MAMAAVAVKRAGCVIRPPPSHAPVAASSGRRASRPEPHNSRPSGRCLTRSAPSLADPPTIARVLLLRRPPTRPIRSIPRGGRRRLQPVPGRRKPWIRPCSASARSSDHYPSQVHRPPVIFGCLLRHLIGHCSYQLKDGYHLKRTGPYTFACHKLGQISVRIYGENSELLPSVLLSLGGITLLAVPEQEICLLNHPSGSASTDG
- the LOC120674041 gene encoding uncharacterized protein LOC120674041 isoform X5 produces the protein MAMAAVAVKRAGCVIRPPPSHAPVAASSGRRASRPEPHNSRPSGRCLTRSAPSLADPPTIARVLLLRRPPTRPIRSIPRGGRRRLQPVPGRRKPWIRPCSASARSSDHYPSQVHRPPVIFGCLLRHLIGHCSYQLKDGYHLKRTGPYTFACHKLGQISVRIYGENSELLPSVLLSLGGEEGYRNNSISSSEGTYIRKFSFPSRNHAVGCT
- the LOC120674041 gene encoding uncharacterized protein LOC120674041 isoform X8, which gives rise to MAMAAVAVKRAGCVIRPPPSHAPVAASSGRRASRPEPHNSRPSGRCLTRSAPSLADPPTIARVLLLRRPPTRPIRSIPRGGRRRLQPVPGRRKPWIRPCSASARSSDHYPSQVHRPPVIFGCLLRHLIGHCSYQLKDGYHLKRTGPYTFACHKLGQISVRIYGENSELLPSVLLSLGGITLLAVPEQEICLLNHPSGSGTPPR
- the LOC120674041 gene encoding uncharacterized protein LOC120674041 isoform X9; this encodes MAMAAVAVKRAGCVIRPPPSHAPVAASSGRRASRPEPHNSRPSGRCLTRSAPSLADPPTIARVLLLRRPPTRPIRSIPRGGRRRLQPVPGRRKPWIRPCSASARSSDHYPSQVHRPPVIFGCLLRHLIGHCSYQLKDGYHLKRTGPYTFACHKLGQISVRIYGENSELLPSVLLSLGGEEGNHAVGCT